Proteins encoded together in one Jaculus jaculus isolate mJacJac1 chromosome 7, mJacJac1.mat.Y.cur, whole genome shotgun sequence window:
- the LOC101593511 gene encoding calmodulin-1-like, whose product MRSLGQNPTEAELQDMINEVVADGNGTIGFPEFLTMMARKMKDTDSEEEIREAFRVFDKDGNGYISAAELHHVMTNLGEKLTDEEVNEMIREVDIDGDGQVNYEEFVQMMTAK is encoded by the coding sequence ATGAGGTCACTGGGTCAAAACCCAACAGAAGCTGAATTGCAGGATATGATCAACGAGGTGGTTGCTGATGGGAATGGCACCATTGGCTTCCCAGAATTTTTGACCATGATGGCTAGAAAAATGAAAGACACAGATAGTGAAGAGGAAATCCGTGAGGCATTCCGAGTCTTTGATAAGGATGGAAATGGTTACATCAGTGCAGCAGAGCTACATCACGTTATGACAAACTTAGGAGAGAAACTAACAGATGAAGAAGTAAATGAAATGATCAGAGAAGTAGATATTGATGGAGACGGACAAGTCAACTATGAAGAATTTGTACAGATGATGACTGCAAAATGA